A DNA window from Aspergillus nidulans FGSC A4 chromosome V contains the following coding sequences:
- a CDS encoding protein apdF (transcript_id=CADANIAT00002887) — protein MSSVRESSKDESIVHPPKAPESEPFPDGGARAWMVALGAGGVLFCTFGYVNAFGVYQDYYITHQLSNYSASDIAWIGSVQTFFLFGSGLVGGPLFDRYGAKVIWAPAVLVIFSVMMTSLCTKFYQFFLAQGILGGMSMGLSLAPALSSTAQYFQKKRAAAMGITIAGSSLGGVIFPIALEQMLYSSLGFAWAVRIVGFIILGVMSFAVLGIRARLPPKRQRFLKLEAFKKTHYVATLTAVFFLNVGIFTPFFYLPLYGQSHGMSTGLAFYLIAIQNASSFFGRLVPGVIADKIGPYNMLSTVSIITAIITFCWIRMTTNASIIVFSVLYGFFSGGIIGITPAAIANCAGHPQEIGTYIGMGMAVMSVATLIGPPINGALLNEYGGFLQVQIFSAAVMMFGGVLAFGAKMISFSGEGKGMRKFDHAVAGLAYYVREGGSRMEHIYFGSVAIVAGHLHGPVCAQNKRQMLVTGIGAEMVYVLEYFVEAG, from the exons ATGTCCTCTGTGCGCGAGAGTTCCAAGGATGAATCCATCGTCCATCCTCCAAAGGCACCCGAGTCTGAGCCCTTTCCAGACGGTGGAGCACGAGCCTGGATGGTGGCCttgggagctggaggtgtgCTCTTCTGTACTTTTGGATATGTCAATGCTTTTGG CGTTTATCAGGATTACTACATCACCCACCAACTGAGCAACTACAGTGCGTCAGACATCGCCTGGATTGGATCTGTTCAGACATTTTTCCTATTCGGATCTGGTCTTGTTGGTGGTCCGCTATTTGATCGCTATGGAGCCAAA GTCATCTGGGCCCCCGCGGTGCTGGTCATCTTCAGCGTGATGATGACCAGCCTCTGCACGAAATTCTATCAATTCTTCCTAGCTCAAGGCATCCTCGGCGGGATGAGCATGGGATTGTCGCTCGCCCCCGCGCTCTCCTCCACAGCGCAGTATTTTCAGAAAAAGCGCGCCGCTGCAATGGGCATCACCATCGCCGGGTCATCGCTCGGCGGCGTGATCTTCCCAATCGCCTTAGAGCAGATGCTCTACTCCTCATTAGGCTTCGCGTGGGCTGTCCGCATCGTCGGCTTCATCATTCTCGGGGTCATGTCCTTCGCAGTTTTGGGGATCCGCGCGCGTCTCCCGCCCAAAAGACAAAGATTTCTCAAACTCGAGGCCTTCAAGAAAACGCACTACGTCGCGACGCTGACCGCGGTCTTCTTTTTGAACGTGGGCATTTTCACCCCTTTCTTCTACCTCCCGTTATACGGCCAATCTCATGGCATGAGCACTGGCCTAGCTTTCTATCTCATAGCGATCCAAAAcgcatcctccttcttcggcCGTCTAGTCCCGGGCGTCATCGCAGACAAAATCGGGCCGTATAACATGCTGTCGACCGTaagcatcatcaccgccaTAATCACCTTCTGCTGGATCCGGATGACCACAAATGCgagcatcatcgtctttTCCGTCCTCTacggcttcttctccggcgGTATTATCGGTATAACGCCCGCCGCCATTGCCAACTGTGCCGGGCATCCTCAGGAAATCGGCACTTACATTGGAATGGGTATGGCTGTTATGTCGGTTGCAACTCTTATTGGTCCGCCTATAAACGGGGCACTGCTTAATGAGTACGGTGGCTTCCTCCAGGTTCAGATCTTTAGTGCGGCAGTGATGATGTTCGGGGGCGTTCTGGCCTTTGGAGCGAAGATG ATTTCATTTTCTGGAG AGGGTAAAGGTATGAGAAAATT CGACCACGCCGTAGCCGGATTGGCGTACTACGTACGAGAGGGAGGGAGCAGGATGGAACACATATACTTCGGCTCCGTTGCTATCGTGGCCGGCCATCTCCATGGCCCTGTGTGCGCCCAGAACAAGAGGCAAATGCTGGTCACGGGAATAGGCGCTGAAATGGTATACGTTTTAGAATACTTTGTTGAAGCTGGCTAG
- a CDS encoding protein apdR (transcript_id=CADANIAT00002888) has product MHVDSRGNAPVRRRRPAVACTECRRRKIRCDQATPCRHCEKAALRCIYNHLRPNTSQSKISPPTSASGFISGSQLSVNDSPQLPLSNDTKFHGFGSGSLKSDLSLEYVPSALPTSSSIFVEPNSLSSLSEPLAWEIAPPETGVGILAESDSPLNMQGQTGELRDQHTAPWMEILHCDPDEFWFDSEELRRMWRKTRDLELLLATSKMPSEWLYWSPGPTAPEASSLIPPRATCDVLLELQYWSSPDSMSDVFLCKLLLAMAIGTLFAPASPSAGQLTDMRPRALAWMHYGQQWLFRKIVLDAQLNLDILQTSPTSIGDRHFWLSEDCLVRMAMKLGLHRDPHIHNPAMLGTEVEVRRRLWVTLLELSLQASLDAKLPVPLPSDGGFDTELPSNLSDTDLGSIATLCNPNPRTFFTHSTMQILLAETQRIRIRILNLLYSPATSIPYQEALKLASELRRACNTNLRLLQSFTPQTPGAMMPTEFQTKILDLWTRRFLLALLTPYADEARSDYSLYYTRKARIDASSLLLSYPLSHSTATGPSPIGSYYLQLQISGQGIFRNVLKQATAAICQDLIQELVEDAFPVTDREPHAKLCQIIRDSISIYRTRMELSQPCMQEYVAFVCASAQIGALRSRCDNKHDFFPTAKKALGQCHHILESNHRSNSPEKYRAETMHVLDIDQGMNFWSDLLSTAGASPLSPPSSSSFFLEHGLSHTVPWEAPHSREVVDNER; this is encoded by the exons ATGCACGTAGATAGCAGGGGGAACGCCCCGGTCAGACGCCGCAGACCAGCTGTGGCCTGCACCGAATGTCGACGGCGGAAGATCCGATGTGACCAGGCGACGCCTTGCCGCCACTGTGAGAAGGCGGCTCTGCGGTGTATTTATAACCATTTGCGTCCCAATACTAGCCAATCCAAGATCAGTCCACCTACATCAGCGTCGGGATTCATCTCAGGCTCGCAGCTCAGCGTGAATGATTCTCCGCAGTTGCCGCTGAGTAACGACACCAAGTTTCATGGATTCGGGAGTGGCTCCCTAAAGAGCGATCTCTCATTGGAATACGTGCCTTCAGCACTGCCGACAAGCTCGTCTATCTTCGTCGAGCCCAAttcgctctcgtccttgtcgGAGCCTCTAGCCTGGGAAATCGCGCCTCCGGAGACCGGGGTTGGAATACTGGCCGAGTCCGACTCTCCTCTTAACATGCAGGGCCAGACGGGGGAGTTGCGGGACCAACATACCGCGCCATGGATGGAAATACTCCACTGTGACCCTGACGAGTTCTGGTTCGATTCTGAAGAGCTACGACGGATGTGGAGGAAGACCCGCGATCTCGAGCTCTTGCTAGCCACGTCAAAGATGCCTTCGGAATGGCTTTATTGGTCTCCAGGCCCTACAGCACCTGAAGCGTCAAGCCTAATCCCCCCACGAGCCACTTGCGAtgtgctgctggagct ACAGTATTGGAGCAGCCCGGACAGCATGAGCGATGTCTTTCTGTGCAAGTTGCTGCTGGCCATGGCAATCGGAACGTTGTTCGCCCCCGCCTCGCCATCCGCAGGCCAGTTGACAGACATGCGGCCTCGGGCACTGGCGTGGATGCACTACGGACAGCAATGGCTTTTTCGCAAGATCGTCCTTGACGCCCAGCTCAACCTCGATATCTTGCAG ACCAGTCCTACTTCCATCGGTGATCGGCATTTCTGGCTATCGGAGGACTGTTTAGTGCGGATGGCCATGAAACTCGGCCTTCATCGTGACCCCCACATCCATAACCCTGCAATGCTCGGTACCGAGGTTGAAGTCCGAAGACGGCTCTGGGTGACCCTGCTCGAGCTTTCGCTCCAGGCTAGTCTAGATGCCAAACTTCCTGTCCCACTGCCCAGCGATGGTGGTTTCGACACCGAACTTCCCTCGAATTTGTCCGATACCGACCTAGGTTCGATAGCCACGCTGTGCAACCCTAATCCCCGTACCTTCTTTACACATTCCACCATGCAGATTCTCCTAGCCGAGACACAGAGGATTCGGATTCGTATCCTGAATCTGTTGTACTCCCCTGCCACAAGTATACCGTATCAGGAGGCGCTGAAGCTGGCATCCGAGCTTAGGCGAGCCTGCAATACCAACCTAAGATTGCTGCAATCTTTTACTCCTCAAACACCGGGTGCAATGATGCCCACCGAGTTCCAGACCAAGATTCTCGACCTCTGGACCCGGAGAtttctcctcgccctccttaCTCCGTATGCCGATGAAGCGCGCTCGGACTATTCCTTATACTACACTCGCAAGGCCCGCATCGATGCATCCTCACTTTTGCTGTCGTATCCTCTGTCTCACAGCACTGCCACTGGCCCTTCTCCCATCGGCAGTTACTACCTTCAGTTGCAGATCTCCGGCCAAGGCATTTTCAGAAACGTTCTGAAACAGGCCACTGCAGCAATTTGCCAGGATCTTATCCAGGAGCTGGTCGAGGATGCGTTCCCAGTCACAGATCGAGAGCCCCACGCCAAGCTCTGCCAAATTATAAGAGACTCGATCAGCATTTACCGGACACGTATGGAGCTGAGCCAACCTTGTATGCAAGAGTATGTGGCATTTGTCTGCGCATCTGCTCAGATTGGAGCATTACGCTCCAGGTGTGATAACAAACATGATTTTTTCCCGACGGCCAAAAAGGCCCTGGGGCAATGCCACCATATTCTTGAGTCAAACCATCGGTCCAATAGCCCAGAGAAGTATCGCGCGGAAACAATGCATGTGTTGGATATTGATCAAGGTATGAATTTCTGGAGCGACCTACTGTCAACCGCGGGCGCTTCGCCTCTCTCacctccctcgtcttcttccttttttttggaGCATGGACTCAGCCACACAGTCCCCTGGGAAGCTCCTCACAGTAGAGAAGTCGTAGATAATGAAAGATAG
- a CDS encoding uncharacterized protein (transcript_id=CADANIAT00002889): MPIKSLTRHQKQPWKASTAYYIVCTRQGCLLTVEIHHHSKYKGVYSLQSCNS; the protein is encoded by the coding sequence ATGCCGATTAAGAGCCTCACAAGGCATCAAAAACAACCTTGGAAGGCCAGTACTGCttattatatagtatgtACTAGGCAAGGATGTCTCCTTACTGTTGAAATACACCATCACAGTAAGTATAAAGGTGTATATAGTCTACAGAGCTGTAATTCCTGA